The Planctomycetota bacterium genome includes a window with the following:
- the flgN gene encoding flagellar export chaperone FlgN has protein sequence MIETIVEGFRRQRENYRRMAELVAEERRLVESADPDALLDLVRRQRAVLEEIRALDRTLHPVRARWPELRARLDPAAAARVEEEAARARRALEDLLRREDEGGRGRQETAGAADAGRARAAYGGGAAW, from the coding sequence GTGATCGAGACCATCGTCGAAGGGTTCCGGCGGCAGCGCGAAAACTACCGCCGCATGGCCGAACTGGTCGCCGAGGAGCGCCGCCTGGTCGAGTCCGCCGATCCGGACGCGCTGCTCGATCTCGTGCGCCGCCAGCGGGCGGTCCTCGAGGAGATCCGCGCGCTCGATCGGACGCTCCACCCCGTTCGGGCGCGGTGGCCGGAACTTCGGGCGCGGCTCGATCCGGCGGCGGCGGCCCGTGTGGAGGAGGAAGCCGCGCGGGCGCGGCGGGCTTTGGAGGACCTGCTGCGTCGGGAGGACGAAGGAGGGAGGGGCCGGCAGGAGACGGCCGGCGCGGCGGACGCGGGCCGTGCCCGGGCCGCCTACGGAGGGGGGGCGGCATGGTGA
- a CDS encoding tetratricopeptide repeat protein — protein sequence RLSRLADRPGGEDLRAPLVRALARLARRRPDRAEALLDEIAARLARSPEGRLPALLAQARAYRVAGRPDRAAAILARALEDPEAAGERRGPLHLERARAFAALGRAADALEALDRADEFLDSADARLLRAALLAIQGRELDRAAALAEAAEVGPLSRFVLARLRGDPALARSALAALDDASPLEDLGLPFDALYRPLLEAATDPGVAADLARHARRLFPEAAEYALDLARALRRAGRAAEAADAYEAAGALDQAAEACLEGGLWTRAAELYRALYAQGPSRNREALLGRAEALRRAGRLEEALAALAELLAASPPRHALGRRALLERGRILAGAGRTAEALREFERLRTDPSVGAEPRDPEWAGALFESARLTLDRRLLAEYLERYGETGAFPREAMEAAWLLARVALREGDAPAALGALDRMEALGPRAPDAPRLKQARFLRGEVLAALGRWEEAERAFDAAYRNHLDDAGRFQALAGRARALARLDRREEARRALETARELFTAAPAGLYGRFWTGTLDALAGELR from the coding sequence GCGCCTCGCCCGATCCCCCGAGGGCCGTCTCCCCGCGCTCCTGGCCCAGGCCCGCGCCTATCGCGTCGCCGGCCGGCCGGACCGCGCGGCGGCGATCCTCGCCCGCGCTCTCGAAGACCCCGAGGCCGCGGGCGAGCGGCGGGGCCCTTTGCACCTCGAACGCGCCCGCGCCTTCGCGGCCCTCGGCCGCGCGGCCGACGCGCTCGAGGCCCTCGACCGCGCCGACGAGTTTCTCGATTCGGCCGACGCGCGGCTTCTGCGGGCGGCGCTCCTGGCGATCCAGGGACGCGAGCTCGACCGGGCCGCGGCGCTGGCCGAAGCGGCCGAGGTCGGTCCCTTGTCCCGATTCGTCCTGGCCCGCCTCCGCGGCGATCCGGCGCTGGCGCGGAGCGCGCTGGCGGCGCTCGACGATGCCTCGCCTCTCGAGGATCTCGGCCTGCCGTTCGACGCGCTCTATCGTCCGCTCCTCGAAGCGGCGACCGACCCCGGCGTCGCCGCCGATCTCGCGCGCCACGCGCGGCGCCTCTTCCCGGAGGCGGCCGAATACGCGCTCGATCTGGCCCGCGCTCTCCGGCGCGCCGGCCGCGCGGCCGAAGCGGCGGACGCCTACGAGGCCGCCGGCGCCCTCGATCAGGCCGCCGAAGCGTGCCTCGAAGGAGGACTCTGGACGCGGGCGGCCGAGCTCTACCGCGCGCTCTATGCGCAGGGACCTTCCCGGAACCGGGAGGCGCTCCTCGGGCGCGCCGAGGCGCTCCGCCGGGCGGGCCGCCTCGAAGAGGCGCTCGCGGCGCTGGCCGAGCTTCTGGCCGCGTCGCCTCCGCGCCATGCGCTGGGCCGGCGGGCGCTTCTCGAGCGCGGACGGATCCTCGCGGGCGCGGGACGCACGGCGGAAGCTCTCCGGGAATTCGAACGCCTCCGCACGGATCCCTCCGTGGGCGCCGAGCCGCGGGACCCCGAATGGGCCGGGGCCCTCTTCGAATCCGCACGCCTGACCCTGGACCGCCGGCTCCTGGCCGAATACCTCGAGCGCTACGGCGAAACGGGCGCCTTCCCTCGGGAGGCGATGGAGGCAGCCTGGCTCCTGGCCCGGGTCGCCCTGCGCGAAGGGGACGCTCCGGCGGCGCTGGGGGCCCTGGACCGGATGGAAGCGCTCGGCCCTCGCGCGCCCGACGCGCCGCGCCTGAAGCAGGCGCGCTTCCTGCGGGGCGAGGTGCTGGCGGCTCTCGGACGCTGGGAGGAGGCCGAGCGCGCCTTCGACGCGGCTTATCGGAACCATCTGGACGATGCCGGCCGCTTTCAGGCGCTGGCCGGCCGCGCCCGCGCGCTGGCCCGCCTGGACCGCCGGGAGGAGGCCCGTCGCGCGCTCGAGACCGCCCGGGAACTCTTCACGGCCGCGCCCGCGGGGCTTTATGGACGCTTCTGGACCGGCACGCTCGACGCGCTGGCGGGGGAGCTGCGGTGA